Genomic segment of Paenibacillaceae bacterium GAS479:
CGCATAACCTTTTTTTCGAAAAGCCAGTACAGTATGGTCATCTTGAATTTACCGCTTATTACAGACAAGGTGTAGCCGAAGCTAGTATCCTTTTGATGAATGCCGGTTAGTTCGCACATCTCATCACCCATGGAATTGCCTCCTTTTGAATATCCGACGGAAAAGTAAACGTGGACGCTCCCGAGCTCATGTCTCGCCGTCGCTGTAGTGGATAGGCCGCTATCGAGTTATCTTGATCCACTCGTAATGAACTCACTATACCATTTTGAAACGGCGAGCTCAAAACAGTCATGATCCGCCATCACCCGATCGATTTTCCCATCATGGAGGGGAGCTCCTCATTTACGGCTTAAAATTACCACCCCTTGACAGTTCACTACATGACGTAGTAAATTGTTATCACTACGAATTGTAGTGAATAAACTCATTATGGACGCATAATGACGTACGAGGTGTTCACTGTGAACCAAGTTCAAAAGCTATCGGAAACTGAATTGGAATTAATGGAGGCAATTTGGGAATGTACGCCTCCGGTCACATCGACGGAATTGTTACGACTGTTTTCCCAAAAAGGGCGAGAATGGAAAGGGCAAACCATTTCCACCTTCTTATCACGATTGGTGGATAAGGGAGCGCTCGCTGCTACACGTCATGGACGAACAAACCGTTATGTGCCTCTCATTTCGCCTGAAGACTACAAGCTCGCCGAAACCCAACACGTTCTGGATGGGTTGTATAAAGGTTCGGTGAAAAACCTGATTTCGGCTTTATATGATGGCGACAAGTTGTCGGACAGCGATATCGCTGAAATCAAGCAATGGTTTTCAGAAAAGTAGGGCTAGAGATGAAAACTCTCTTAGACTTTATTGTCTCTTCGTCTATTGCTGGAAGCATCGTTGTTCTATGCCTATTGTTGCTAAAGCCAATTGTCATGAAGCTGCCTGCAAGATGGAGCTACCGACTGACTAAATTAGCGGTAGGTCTATACCTTATTCCCATTGTTCCTTTTTTACAACAACTATTAAATTCGATGTCCGACCAAAAAGCAGCCTATGCTGAACCTTCTTCCCCTCCTTGGTTACTAAGCACCCAGACGGGTAGTTTCTTATTAAT
This window contains:
- a CDS encoding BlaI family transcriptional regulator, penicillinase repressor, with the translated sequence MTYEVFTVNQVQKLSETELELMEAIWECTPPVTSTELLRLFSQKGREWKGQTISTFLSRLVDKGALAATRHGRTNRYVPLISPEDYKLAETQHVLDGLYKGSVKNLISALYDGDKLSDSDIAEIKQWFSEK